A genome region from Dolichospermum compactum NIES-806 includes the following:
- a CDS encoding thioesterase domain-containing protein: LPLTPNGKIDHRALPKPELDSTIVEKYVAPRNPIEELLTQTWLQVLKIESVGVNDNFFELGGHSLFAVKLLNHIQKVFNQKLALSSLFDNPTIAQLALQISDHEVQQSHPHLLTLQSQGNATPIFCLPGTNGHGFYFKDLAINLENHPVYSLETPGRNGFGKVPDSVELHSSQMIDLLREQQPHGPYILAGYSGGSVVAFEMACQLENQGEKVELLAILDAGLVIHPEYSSKMTDIDWMWQLLQHIENVERISLGLDYADLAAQPDELARWDLVAEYLYKHDVLPENSSLSLLKTNMQVMKQMAINYDNYRPSHQISAPIGLFRAEEVDEVALQQLRAISNYDLPDWGWQDYTENSVKVISVPGNHHRMLYEPNVKTLASHLRMMMTYPINSQAISSLTTTFLNWG; encoded by the coding sequence TTCTGCCACTGACACCGAACGGTAAAATAGACCATCGCGCCCTCCCAAAACCAGAATTAGACAGCACAATAGTAGAAAAATATGTTGCTCCACGTAACCCCATAGAAGAACTGTTAACACAAACCTGGTTACAGGTGCTAAAAATAGAATCTGTGGGTGTAAATGACAACTTCTTTGAACTGGGGGGACATTCTTTATTTGCTGTCAAATTGCTCAATCATATTCAAAAAGTATTTAATCAAAAACTTGCTTTAAGTAGTTTATTTGACAATCCAACAATTGCTCAATTAGCATTACAAATCTCTGACCATGAAGTGCAGCAATCCCATCCCCATTTGCTTACACTCCAATCCCAAGGAAATGCCACTCCTATATTTTGTTTACCTGGTACTAACGGACATGGTTTCTATTTTAAAGACTTGGCTATCAACTTAGAAAATCATCCGGTTTATAGTTTAGAAACTCCAGGAAGAAATGGATTTGGCAAAGTTCCAGATTCAGTAGAACTGCATAGTAGTCAAATGATTGATTTATTACGTGAGCAACAACCTCATGGTCCATACATACTGGCAGGATATTCAGGAGGTTCTGTCGTTGCTTTTGAAATGGCTTGCCAACTGGAAAACCAGGGTGAAAAAGTAGAATTACTGGCTATCTTGGATGCTGGCTTGGTTATTCACCCTGAATATTCAAGTAAGATGACAGATATTGATTGGATGTGGCAATTACTCCAACATATAGAAAATGTAGAGAGAATTTCATTAGGTTTGGACTACGCTGATTTAGCTGCTCAACCAGACGAGTTAGCCCGTTGGGATTTGGTGGCAGAGTATTTATACAAACATGATGTCCTACCGGAAAACTCAAGCCTGTCTTTGCTTAAAACTAATATGCAAGTGATGAAACAAATGGCAATTAATTATGATAATTATCGGCCTTCCCATCAAATTTCCGCGCCCATCGGTTTATTCCGCGCTGAAGAAGTGGATGAAGTTGCTTTACAACAACTTCGAGCTATTTCTAATTACGATTTACCGGACTGGGGATGGCAAGATTACACAGAAAACTCTGTGAAAGTAATATCTGTACCTGGAAATCACCACCGGATGCTTTATGAACCTAATGTCAAAACTTTAGCCTCACACTTACGGATGATGATGACTTACCCAATAAATTCCCAAGCAATATCTTCCTTGACGACAACTTTTTTGAATTGGGGGTAA